In a genomic window of Brettanomyces nanus chromosome 1, complete sequence:
- a CDS encoding uncharacterized protein (EggNog:ENOG41): MQLSPSPKFNAPHFQGSSASNLISFGALPDSGIFSLPDFDLPFPDYPFNHKNDFLVNRFYPFSLKLTTPLLFSLAYFSSVHFLNHVVFRRQVDAYTRRHPKAKTLPRKLVSAPYWFSKTRLFKALVILHNIVLCIYSLTTFFGLVYTMRMNAREILPALFGNYFASSELRPTHMFWQSVCNIDNGIWQTHGSSIRGLSFWAYLFYLSKFYEIIDTMIILLKGRQASLLQSYHHAGAILCMWAGVRFSSPPIWIFVVFNSFIHSIMYFYFTLSCFKIKVSLRFKQCLTTLQIIQFVLGGCLAVLHMFVRYKDIITGTTQSCINTGEDALAIFMNVAYLTPLTMLFAAFYIDSYKKRGLTTKAKKIN; this comes from the coding sequence ATGCAACTTTCCCCATCACCCAAATTCAATGCTCCTCATTTCCAAGGCTCTTCAGCAAGTAACCTAATCTCCTTCGGTGCACTACCGGATTCGGGCATATTCAGTCTTCCTGATTTCGATCTACCTTTCCCAGATTATCCGTTCAATCATAAAAATGATTTCCTGGTGAATAGGTTCTATCCATTTTCCCTCAAACTCACGACTCCCCTGTTGTTTTCCCTCGCATACTTCAGTTCTGTGCATTTTTTGAACCATGTCGTTTTCAGAAGACAGGTTGACGCTTATACGAGAAGGCATCCTAAGGCTAAGACATTACCAAGAAAATTGGTGTCAGCACCTTACTGGTTCTCTAAAACAAGACTCTTCAAAGCACTCGTAATCTTGCATAACATTGTCCTCTGCATATACTCCCTCACGactttctttggattggTTTACACAATGAGGATGAATGCTCGAGAGATTTTGCCTGCTTTATTTGGCAACTATTTTGCATCTTCCGAGTTGAGACCAACCCATATGTTTTGGCAATCCGTTTGCAACATAGATAATGGAATATGGCAGACTCACGGTTCTTCCATTAGAGGATTGTCCTTTTGGGCTTACTTGTTTTACCTTTCTAAATTCTATGAGATAATTGACACTATGATCATCTTATTGAAGGGTAGACAGGCATCACTACTTCAAAGTTACCACCATGCCGGAGCCATCCTCTGCATGTGGGCCGGTGTTCGTTTCTCCTCTCCACCAATCTGGATCTTTGTTGTGTTCAACTCTTTTATTCATTCCATCATGTATTTCTATTTCACTCTTTCTTGCTTTAAGATTAAGGTGTCTTTGCGTTTCAAGCAATGCTTGACTACTCTTCAGATCATTCAGTTTGTTCTGGGAGGATGTCTTGCTGTTCTCCATATGTTTGTCAGATATAAAGATATTATTACGGGAACTACGCAAAGCTGCATCAATACTGGAGAAGATGCTCTTGCCATATTCATGAACGTTGCTTATTTAACTCCCTTGACCATGCTATTTGCCGCCTTCTACATCGACTCTtataagaaaagaggacTCACAACCaaggccaagaagattAATTAG
- a CDS encoding uncharacterized protein (EggNog:ENOG41), whose product MSSPFVVNWGVMGPGRIATLFVNDFLNSKDPLRKSVLDKTIEHRLVAVASSSSVDRAQKFKDESIHQSSNEEIKCYGSYDEIYDDPKVDIIYIATPNMTHFKLCYQALTHGKHVLLEKPFTINHRQCEILTRLAKEKHLFLMEAYWTKFNPVYREICDYLFGSKECDIGTIERVISDLSMVFPRNDPGMERIYKPELGGGVIMDIGIYALYWALGFLDKDNKQAIPQITSFAHNADTGVDISTAAILKYGNGTLAVSTCSGIVKNEGHDVLINCTKGRVIVDQASHPTEYWIYDNENKQLVHKKFEFDGEAMYFEADHVAECLSKGLTESPLHTMAHAARMSKILDTIRKQVGNVYSETLESVGV is encoded by the coding sequence ATGTCGTCTCCATTTGTTGTCAATTGGGGTGTTATGGGCCCCGGCAGAATCGCAACTTTGTTTGTTAACGACTTCCTCAATTCCAAAGATCCTTTGAGAAAATCTGTTCTTGATAAGACAATTGAGCATAGGTTGGTAGCTGTTGCCTCCAGTTCTTCAGTAGACAGAGCGCAGAAATTTAAAGATGAGAGCATTCACCAGAGTTCTAACGAGGAGATTAAGTGCTATGGTTCTTATGATGAGATTTATGATGATCCGAAAGTGGATATTATTTACATCGCTACTCCTAACATGACACACTTTAAACTTTGCTATCAAGCCTTGACTCATGGAAAGCACgttcttttggaaaaaCCGTTCACTATCAACCACAGGCAATGTGAGATATTGACTCGTTTGGCCAAGGAAAAGCATCTTTTCCTTATGGAAGCTTATTGGACAAAGTTCAATCCTGTTTACCGAGAGATTTGCGACTATTTATTTGGCAGCAAAGAATGTGACATTGGCacaattgaaagagttaTCTCTGATTTGAGTATGGTTTTTCCTCGGAATGATCCCGGCATGGAGAGAATTTACAAACCGGAATTGGGAGGAGGTGTCATCATGGATATTGGAATCTATGCACTTTACTGGGCCTTGGGATTCCTTGACAAGGACAACAAGCAAGCTATCCCTCAGATTACGTCTTTCGCCCACAACGCAGATACTGGAGTCGATATCTCCACAGCTGCAATCCTAAAGTACGGTAATGGCACACTTGCAGTTTCTACTTGCTCGGGTATCGTGAAAAACGAAGGCCATGATGTGCTTATCAATTGCACCAAGGGCCGCGTGATTGTGGACCAGGCATCCCATCCCACCGAGTATTGGATTTATGATAACGAAAATAAGCAGCTAGTTCATAAGAAGTTTGAATTCGATGGAGAGGCCATGTATTTTGAAGCCGATCACGTGGCCGAATGCCTCTCCAAGGGATTGACTGAAAGTCCTCTACATACCATGGCACACGCTGCCAGAATGTCCAAAATCTTGGACACGATCAGAAAGCAGGTTGGCAATGTTTATTCCGAGACCCTTGAATCTGTCGGAGTTTAG
- a CDS encoding uncharacterized protein (BUSCO:EOG09344BFI) — protein sequence MVHTFHHDFETVTLAYFNRYPNPYSNHVKSIDTIERHIDSDGKLHQTKIIHKSGRLPVWVKPFLGKINSSWIVERTIVDPIHKTMITYNCNMDHTKLLRIEESTSYRYDFNRSVTDSDATVKFSSGFRKFGFGGLNLRDRIENWSKARFAEHSKTSRQGLKIVMDTVRQKMAHRIQSQRIQGQSYGM from the exons ATGgtt CACACATTTCATCACGATTTTGAAACAGTGACTCTGGCGTACTTCAATAGATATCCTAATCCCTATTCTAATCATGTTAAATCTATTGACACTATAGAAAGGCACATCGACTCTGATGGTAAGCTTCATCAGACTAAGATAATACACAAGAGCGGTAGGCTACCTGTGTGGGTGAAACCATTTTTGGGAAAAATTAACTCCAGTTGGATTGTTGAGAGAACCATCGTTGACCCTATACATAAAACTATGATTACTTACAATTGCAATATGGACCATACCAAGCTGTTGCGCATAGAGGAGTCCACGAGCTATCGCTACGATTTCAATAGGAGTGTTACTGACTCAGACGCCACTGTTAAGTTTAGTAGTGGTTTCAGAAAGTTTGGTTTTGGTGGTCTCAACCTTAGAGACCGTATCGAGAACTGGTCCAAGGCTAGATTTGCCGAACATTCCAAAACAAGCCGTCAGGGCTTAAAGATCGTCATGGATACTGTCCGTCAGAAAATGGCACACAGAATCCAGTCTCAGCGGATCCAAGGTCAGAGCTACGGCATGTGA
- a CDS encoding uncharacterized protein (BUSCO:EOG093444T5) — protein MSLPNTRRKLPNIVITGTPGCGKTSHAEQLVQQCPELTHINVSEFAKKNNCIEGWDSERDTSIVAEDKLLDLLEPLADKGGLVLDWHCCDLYPERWVDLVVVLRCDNTVLYDRLKKRGYKESKVQENVECEIMQVLLSDAKENYDSQIVIELQSEQVDTLDDNVDRITQWFTKWKQDHSQGVSNKLPS, from the coding sequence ATGTCTCTTCCAAATACTCGAAGAAAACTTCCCAATATTGTCATAACTGGTACACCGGGATGTGGAAAGACCTCGCATGCTGAACAACTTGTTCAACAATGTCCGGAGCTTACTCATATCAATGTGAGCGAATTcgcaaagaagaataacTGCATAGAAGGATGGgattcagaaagagataCTAGCATCGTTGCAGAGGACAAACTTCTGGACCTTTTAGAGCCTTTGGCAGATAAAGGAGGTCTGGTATTGGACTGGCATTGCTGTGATTTATACCCAGAAAGATGGGTAGATCTAGTGGTGGTATTGAGGTGTGATAATACAGTGCTATACGATAGACTCAAAAAGCGAGGCTATAAAGAGAGTAAGGTGCAGGAGAACGTTGAATGTGAAATTATGCAAGTTCTTTTGTCTGATGCCAAGGAGAACTACGATTCTCAAATTGTCATAGAGCTACAAAGTGAACAGGTGGATACCTTGGATGATAATGTTGACCGAATAACCCAGTGGTTTACTAAGTGGAAGCAAGATCATTCGCAAGGAGTTTCCAACAAGTTACCATCATAA
- a CDS encoding uncharacterized protein (EggNog:ENOG41), whose product MTPQPSQKSNNAPTLPMTIKKRRKSSFNSSDSPYARRRSFLSKSMLENDNFQTYELSYYATLSPASSSPSGSLRMARIPSFSINLTESQGFIWNQDLFASSYQQARAGLNPNSFQGDSQPVEVIDIVVDSSDEMDDEACAKTNLRGENTTPASANYRKSCQREVSMNDDIFDNGAELMYDDDY is encoded by the coding sequence ATGACACCTCAACCGTCTCAGAAAAGCAACAACGCACCTACTCTTCCTATGACTATTAAGAAGCGACGCAAGTCTTCATTCAACTCATCCGATTCACCTTATGCTCGTCGCAGgtcatttctttctaaaTCGATGCTAGAAAATGACAACTTTCAGACTTATGAGCTATCTTACTATGCTACACTGTCACCGGCAtcctcttcaccttctggCTCGCTGCGTATGGCAAGGATTCCTTCATTTTCTATTAATTTGACAGAATCCCAGGGATTTATATGGAACCAGGATTTGTTTGCAAGCTCGTACCAGCAGGCTCGGGCAGGATTAAATCCAAACTCATTTCAAGGAGATTCGCAACCGGTCGAAGTCATTGACATTGTCGTGGACTCGTCCGATGagatggatgatgaagcaTGTGCGAAAACTAATTTGAGGGGGGAAAATACGACCCCTGCGTCAGCCAATTACAGAAAATCCTGTCAGAGAGAAGTCAGCATGAATGATGACATATTTGATAATGGTGCAGAGCTGATGTATGATGACGACTACTAG
- the NOP56 gene encoding snoRNP complex protein nop56 (BUSCO:EOG09341K3E): MAGLDYVLHEEPTGYAIFKVKLQQDDVGARLKDVEQAAQDLAKFSKMVELVSFAPFKGAAQALENMNDITEGLVSDYLKSIIELNIPKGSSKHTINLGISDRNLGPSIKAVFPYIDCYWNEVVQDLIRGIRYHGIKVLKGLQEGDLERAELGLAHAYSRAKVKFSVQKNDNHIIQAIATLDQLDKDVNTFAMRVKEWYGWHFPELAKIVPDNKTYCQVMLFVKDKTSLTPDSLHDLAALVDDDAAVAEKIIDAARISMGQDVSEQDMNNMESFAEKSLHMIEYRAGLSKYLNDKMHVVAPNLSELIGEVVGARLISHAGSLTNLSKQAASTVQILGAEKALFRALKTKGNTPKYGLIYKSSFIGKAAPKNKGRISRYLANKCSIASRIDNFADDPTNAFGKVLKKQVEQRLQFYEDGKPPMKNSDAVKEAMNLGGSDAAQPEEQGKSEKPEESDDTEDEEEEKPAEKKEKKEKKEKKEIREKKEKKEKKSKKEKKEHKHKHHDKKRKAEDDSEHKKKKSKH; encoded by the coding sequence ATGGCAGGACTAGACTACGTGTTGCACGAAGAACCTACTGGGTATGCAATCTTTAAAGTGAAACTTCAACAGGATGACGTTGGTGCCCGTCTTAAAGATGTTGAACAGGCTGCCCAAGACTTAGCGAAATTCTCCAAAATGGTGGAACTCGTGTCGTTTGCACCTTTCAAAGGTGCCGCACAGGCCTTGGAAAACATGAACGATATTACAGAAGGATTGGTTTCTGATTACTTGAAATCTATAATAGAGTTGAACATTCCTAAAGGATCTTCCAAGCACACCATCAACCTGGGTATATCAGACAGAAACTTGGGACCGTCCATCAAAGCCGTCTTCCCATACATTGATTGCTACTGGAATGAGGTTGTCCAGGATTTAATAAGAGGTATCAGATATCACGGAATAAAGGTTTTAAAGGGTTTGCAAGAGGgagatttggaaagagcCGAGTTGGGTTTGGCACATGCTTATTCTAGAGCCAAGGTCAAGTTCAGTGTGCAGAAGAATGATAACCATATTATCCAGGCTATTGCTACTTTGGATCAACTTGATAAGGATGTCAATACTTTTGCTATGCGTGTTAAGGAATGGTATGGATGGCATTTCCCGGAGTTGGCAAAAATTGTACCAGATAACAAGACCTACTGTCAGGTAATGCTTTTCGTAAAGGATAAGACTTCGCTTACACCTGACAGCTTACATGATTTGGCTGCTCTtgtggatgatgatgctgctgttgctgaaaAGATCATTGATGCTGCCAGAATTTCTATGGGACAAGATGTTTCCGAGCAAGACATGAATAATATGGAGTCGTTTGCGGAGAAATCTCTACATATGATTGAGTACAGAGCAGGATTATCCAAATATTTGAATGACAAGATGCATGTCGTGGCCCCTAACTTATCCGAATTGATTGGTGAGGTTGTGGGAGCCAGATTGATTTCTCATGCCGGTTCTTTGACCAACCTTTCCAAACAGGCTGCTTCTACGGTGCAAATATTGGGAGCCGAAAAGGCTTTGTTCAGAGCTTTGAAAACCAAGGGTAATACTCCTAAGTACGGATTGATCTACAAATCCTCATTTATTGGAAAGGCTGCTCCTAAAAATAAGGGTAGAATTTCTAGATACTTGGCCAACAAATGCTCTATTGCTTCCAGAATTGATAATTTTGCCGACGATCCAACGAATGCTTTTGGTAAGGTTCTTAAGAAGCAAGTTGAACAGAGACTTCAGTTTTACGAGGATGGAAAGCCACCAATGAAGAATTCCGATGCTGTTAAAGAGGCCATGAACCTCGGAGGATCGGATGCCGCTCAGCCAGAGGAACAGGGAAAATCAGAGAAGCCGGAAGAATCCGAcgatacagaagatgaggaagaagagaagccTGCcgagaagaaagaaaagaaagaaaagaaagagaagaaggaaataagggagaagaaagagaagaaagagaaaaagtccaagaaggagaagaaggaacaCAAACATAAGCACCatgataagaagagaaaggctGAGGATGACTCTGAacataagaagaagaagtctaAACATTGA
- a CDS encoding uncharacterized protein (BUSCO:EOG09344HYI), with product MSSSIEQLSKSYNKLQAELSELVSSRQKLETQYEENKIVKEEFDKLKKDTKIYKQIGPVLMPQDETEAKMNVDKRLEFIGGEIERVEKKIEVEQVQFSKARDELVKARTALMQPAAKAS from the coding sequence ATGTCGTCGTCTATCGAACAACTATCGAAAAGTTATAATAAGCTCCAAGCAGAACTATCCGAACTTGTCAGTTCAAGGCAGAAATTGGAGACGCAgtatgaagagaataagaTTGTAAAAGAGGAGTTCGATaagttgaaaaaagatACTAAGATCTACAAGCAGATTGGTCCTGTTTTGATGCCACAGGATGAGACTGAAGCTAAGATGAATGTGGACAAGCGTCTTGAGTTTATCGGGGGAGAAATTGAGCGggttgaaaagaagattgaggTTGAACAGGTGCAGTTCTCTAAAGCCAGGGATGAGTTGGTCAAAGCTAGAACGGCACTGATGCAACCGGCAGCCAAGGCGTCCTAA
- a CDS encoding uncharacterized protein (BUSCO:EOG09343J1B): MLSLGQRFSIQAKRCLVRSFHSLYHTEPPIADPSTLENKILSKAYTDFVPKEGFTEEAVNHAAAAVGTNPSTLGAIFNFTTPSRDMAMELALYHMKFARQEMYEQNKEAAGKMFNEKDRLQFYMTKRLLLNEPIIQHYHQALGRMILPSNVSESLKELHNLADDMSYYAGDKSTDFAWYSKRFAVAGAIIQSELFMLSDHSKGFSDTIQFATDRLQEVNTAGRIYNSFEEWIIFNGISTLNMIRSQVARG; the protein is encoded by the coding sequence ATGCTTTCACTTGGTCAAAGGTTTTCGATCCAGGCAAAGCGCTGCCTTGTCAGATCATTCCACTCTTTATACCATACAGAACCACCAATTGCAGACCCGTCTACTTTAGAGAATAAGATTCTTTCTAAAGCTTACACAGATTTTGTTCCTAAAGAGGGATttacagaagaagcagttaATcatgctgctgctgctgtagGAACCAATCCAAGCACTTTGGGTGCCATATTCAACTTCACCACTCCATCTAGAGACATGGCTATGGAATTGGCACTTTACCATATGAAGTTTGCTCGTCAGGAGATGTATGAGCAGAACAAAGAGGCTGCCGGGAAGATGTTCAACGAGAAGGATAGATTGCAATTCTACATGACTAAGAGATTACTTTTGAACGAGCCAATCATTCAACACTACCATCAAGCTTTGGGTAGAATGATCCTTCCTTCCAACGTTTCGGAATCCCTAAAAGAACTGCATAATCTTGCTGATGATATGTCATATTATGCTGGGGATAAATCAACCGACTTTGCTTGGtattcaaagagatttgCCGTTGCTGGTGCAATTATTCAGTCCGAATTATTTATGTTGAGCGATCACTCTAAGGGTTTCAGTGATACGATTCAATTTGCCACCGATCGTCTTCAGGAAGTCAATACAGCTGGCCGAATTTACAACTCTTTTGAAGAGTGGATTATCTTTAATGGTATTAGTACCCTCAATATGATCAGAAGCCAAGTTGCTAGAGGCTAA
- a CDS encoding uncharacterized protein (BUSCO:EOG09342W3B~CAZy:GT15) yields the protein MGQTIDEPKVDNLVKPPEDPASYERANATFMILARNQDSSDVVHTIKQIEKHFNSKFHYPYVFLNDAEFSKHFKERVQKEISSDAYFETIDPKEWNQPDDIDKERQNKGMQELANENVAYARQLSYHNMCRYYSRGFYNHPRMKQFKYYWRFEPKTEYYCDIDYDVFKFMRDNHKIYGFTLALYDIHQSIKSLWPRTMEFIEQHPEYVNRNASFSWLVNDLQNPQKAQYANGYSTCHFWSNFEIADMDFYRSNAYSEWIEYMDQTGGFYYERWGDAPIHSVAVSLFADKSNIHWFRDIGYNHIPYTNCPNSNKCTKCSPGKFSDANLRSENCLTNWWNLEMDEAARNMY from the coding sequence ATGGGGCAGACAATTGACGAGCCTAAAGTTGATAATTTGGTGAAGCCACCCGAAGATCCAGCCTCATATGAGCGTGCTAATGCTACCTTTATGATTTTGGCAAGGAATCAGGACTCAAGTGATGTTGTGCATACTATTAAGCAGATCGAGAAGCATTTCAATTCCAAGTTCCACTATCCATATGTGTTTTTGAATGATGCAGAGTTCAGTAAGCACTTTAAAGAGAGGGTTCAGAAGGAGATTTCTTCGGATGCCTATTTTGAAACCATTGACCCTAAGGAATGGAATCAGCCTGATGATATCGATAAAGAGAGGCAGAACAAGGGGATGCAGGAGTTGGCTAACGAGAATGTGGCCTATGCACGGCAGTTATCATATCATAATATGTGTCGGTACTATAGTCGAGGATTCTATAACCATCCCAGAATGAAGCAGTTCAAGTACTACTGGAGATTCGAGCCTAAAACAGAGTACTACTGCGATATTGACTACGACGTGTTCAAATTTATGAGAGACAATCATAAGATCTACGGTTTTACTCTTGCCCTTTACGACATTCACCAGTCTATCAAATCACTCTGGCCTAGAACTATGGAGTTCATTGAGCAGCATCCAGAGTATGTCAACCGTAATGCCTCATTCTCGTGGCTCGTTAACGACTTACAGAACCCACAGAAAGCACAATATGCTAATGGTTACTCAACATGTCATTTCTGGTCAAACTTCGAGATCGCAGATATGGACTTTTACCGTTCCAATGCATATTCCGAATGGATAGAGTATATGGATCAGACTGGTGGTTTTTACTACGAAAGATGGGGTGATGCTCCTATTCACTCAGTTGCGGTCTCGTTATTTGCTGATAAGAGTAATATACATTGGTTCAGAGATATCGGTTACAATCACATTCCCTATACAAATTGTCCGAACTCCAATAAGTGCACCAAATGCTCTCCCGGAAAGTTTTCTGACGCCAACCTCAGGTCTGAGAATTGTCTAACGAACTGGTGGAATTTGGAGATGGACGAAGCCGCCAGAAATATGTACTAG
- the HOM6 gene encoding Homoserine dehydrogenase (BUSCO:EOG09342NDB) has product MAGVNIAIIGAGVVGSELISQLTSLKGYIEYNVVILAESKHVLRSEDYSPLNMSSWKQNLAASSKPPMSPAQIADFMKKSPLPAILVDNTSNQTIANSYPIFIKAGISVATPNKKAFSSDIKLWNSIFDYAGKPGYGLCYHESSVGAGLPLISPLKEMILTGDEVLKIEGIFSGTLSYIFNEFSAVKPSNTKFSDVVKIAKQKGYTEPDPRDDLNGLDVARKVTILARISGLPVESATSFPVQSLIPKELESVSSGDEFLQRLPEFDDQMESLKAEAAKEGKVLRFIGTVDVPSKKTSVKILKYDFSHPFASLKGSDNVISIKTKRYPNPLIIQGAGAGAAVTAMGVLGDVIKIAQRIAH; this is encoded by the coding sequence ATGGCAGGTGTTAATATTGCTATCATTGGTGCAGGTGTTGTCGGATCTGAGCTCATCTCTCAATTGACTTCTCTTAAGGGTTACATTGAGTACAACGTGGTTATCCTCGCTGAATCCAAGCATGTCTTGCGTAGTGAGGACTACTCTCCTTTGAACATGTCTTCTTGGAAACAAAATCTTGCGGCTTCTAGTAAGCCACCAATGTCTCCTGCACAGATTGCTGATTTCATGAAGAAATCTCCACTTCCAGCCATTTTGGTTGACAATACTTCTAATCAAACCATTGCTAACTCCTACCCTATCTTCATTAAGGCAGGTATATCTGTGGCTACTCCCAACAAAAAAGCCTTCTCCAGCGATATTAAGTTATGGAACAGCATCTTCGATTATGCCGGAAAACCTGGCTATGGTCTCTGCTACCATGAATCATCTGTTGGTGCAGGTCTTCCATTGATCTCccctttgaaagagatgatcCTAACAGGTGACGAAGTCTTGAAGATTGAGGGTATCTTTTCAGGAACTCTTTCTTACATTTTTAACGAATTCTCGGCTGTAAAACCTTCCAACACGAAGTTTTCTGATGTGGTTAAGATTGCCAAGCAGAAAGGTTACACGGAGCCAGATCCAAGAGATGATTTGAATGGATTAGATGTAGCCAGAAAAGTTACTATCTTGGCCAGAATATCCGGTTTGCCTGTTGAATCTGCTACTTCCTTCCCCGTCCAGTCTTTGATTCCAAAAGAATTGGAATCCGTCTCTTCTGGCGATGAGTTCTTGCAAAGATTGCCTGAATTTGACGACCAGATGGAGTCACTTAAAGCTGAGGCTGCCAAAGAAGGTAAAGTGTTGCGTTTTATTGGTACCGTCGATGTTCCAAGCAAAAAGACTTCCGTGAAAATTCTTAAGTATGACTTCTCTCATCCATTTGCATCCTTAAAGGGCTCAGATAACGTTATCTCCATCAAGACCAAGAGATATCCAAATCCATTGATCATTCAAGGTGCTGGTGCTGGTGCCGCAGTTACTGCCATGGGTGTTTTAGGTGATGTCATCAAAATCGCTCAAAGAATTGCCCATTAA